The Erwinia sorbitola nucleotide sequence TTGGGTTGTAGGCCGGGCTGTTAGCCATGGCCAGAACTTCACCGGTATTCACATCCACCAGTACCGCTGTACCGGACTCAGCTTTGTTGAATGCCACGGCGTTATTCAGCTCGCGATAAACCTGCGCTTGCAGACGCTCATCGATGCTCAATGCGAGGTTATGTGCTGCCTGGCTGTCCACCGAAGAGATATCTTCTATTACGCGGCCAAAGCGGTCTTTACGTACCGTACGTTCGCCCGGCTGGCCGGTCAGCCACTTATCAAAGCTCTTTTCAACGCCTTCAATACCCTGGCCGTCGATATTGGTGAAACCAATCAGATGGGAGGTAACCTGCCCGGCAGGATAATAGCGGCGTGACTCCTGGCGCAGAAAGATGCCCGGCAGCTTGAGTTTTTTGATGTAGTCGCCAATGGCGGGATTGACCTGACGGGCGAGATAGACAAAACGACCATTCGGATTGGCATTAACGCGGGCCGCCAGCTGGTCGAGAGGAATGGAGAGTGCATCCGACAGAGCTTTCCAGCGGCTATCGAGGGTAATACCGCCCTTATCGTGCAGCTCTTTCGGATCGGCCCAGATAGCGTTGACCGGAACGCTGACCGCCAGCGGACGCCCCGCACGGTCACTGATCATACCGCGCGACGTAGGAATCGCCTGTACGCGCAGCGAGCGCATATCGCCTTCCCGCACCAGGCGATCGGGGTTAATCACCTGTAAATAAGCGACCCGCAGCAGCAGCCCTGCCAGCGCCAGAAAAATACAGCAACACAGCAACGCAAAACGCCAGCTTACAAAGCTGGCCTGATCGTCCGGACGTTTCGACTTCGGTGTCTTGGTTGCGGCTCTCATTGAGTCCGTGAGTCCTTATTGCTGTACCACAATATTTTCCTGCGAAGGATCAACATGCTGCATCTGTAGTTTCTCCGTTGCGGTGCGCTCCACCCGGCTATGATCGCCCAGTGCATTCTCTTCAAGGATCAGGTTGCGCCACTCAATATCGAGGGCATCACGCTCCAGCACTAACTGTTCGCGCTGGGCGGTCAGCAGACGCGTTTTATGCGCCGTAGTGACCACCAGCACCGCTGAAACCAGCGATGCAATCAGCAGGATCAGTGGGATTTTGCCGTGTCGCAGCAGGTCACCACCGATCACACCCGGCAGGCTGTGGCGTTCGTTGCCGATCATGCCTCAGTACGCTCCGCAATACGCAACACTGAACTACGCGCACGCGGGTTGTCGCCGACTTCAGTCTCGCCTGGCATCATTTTGCCTAACGCTTTCAGGCGGCGGCCACCAAGGCTGTTCAACTGCGCCTCAGTCATCGGAATACCGTGCGGCACCTGAGGACCACGGCTCTGTTCACGCATAAAACGCTTCACAATTCGGTCTTCCAGCGAGTGGAAACTGATCACCGACAGACGACCACCCGGTGCCAGCGCACTCAGTGCCCCCTTCAGCGCCAGCTCAATCTCTTCCAGCTCACTGTTCACCCAGATACGAATCGCCTGGAAGCTGCGCGTCGCCGGATGTTTAAACTTGTCTTTCACCGGAGTGGCGTTATAAATCACGTCAGCCAGCTCTTTAGTGCGGGTCATTGGCTGTTCGCGGTTACGTTCGACGATGGCGCGCGCAATACGTTTAGCAAAGCGCTCTTCACCGAACGTCTTCAGCACAAAGACAATGTCGGTTTCTTCCGCTTTCAGCAGCCATTCCGCTGCTGACTGGCCGCGCGTTGGATC carries:
- the ftsL gene encoding cell division protein FtsL encodes the protein MIGNERHSLPGVIGGDLLRHGKIPLILLIASLVSAVLVVTTAHKTRLLTAQREQLVLERDALDIEWRNLILEENALGDHSRVERTATEKLQMQHVDPSQENIVVQQ
- the rsmH gene encoding 16S rRNA (cytosine(1402)-N(4))-methyltransferase RsmH, whose protein sequence is MQDNFKHTTVLLDEAVNGLNIHSDGIYIDGTFGRGGHSRLILSQLGEQGRLYAIDRDPQAIKAAAEITDPRFSIIHGPFSALAEYVEERGLTGKINGILLDLGVSSPQLDDAERGFSFMRDGPLDMRMDPTRGQSAAEWLLKAEETDIVFVLKTFGEERFAKRIARAIVERNREQPMTRTKELADVIYNATPVKDKFKHPATRSFQAIRIWVNSELEEIELALKGALSALAPGGRLSVISFHSLEDRIVKRFMREQSRGPQVPHGIPMTEAQLNSLGGRRLKALGKMMPGETEVGDNPRARSSVLRIAERTEA